Proteins encoded by one window of Rubrobacter indicoceani:
- a CDS encoding DNA polymerase III subunit alpha has protein sequence MFAHLHVRSGYSWGYGTATPGELVALAAEIGMKFLALTDRDSLFGVPTLLAACSKYGVSPIAGVEITMEGDGGCPGGHLVLLVESEAGYRNLCRLITSYRCSSENRRRPCCRLKTLLEHAEGLICLAGAIPFGYIPAPLLSGNLKTARHRVDALREAFGDGQLYAEITSDLTLGSRRRVRAVHQFARECNLPPVATNEVAYLTREDHRLHEVLAAAFSLSPLPPSDYRPTDQLYLKDSRRMTKLFEGYPGALRNTEAIAERCAGVVKRSNGVHMPTANLKYGDTAEKKLIGLATAGARRRYSEGEMSEVKRRLRRELSCIFSLGFAPYFLLAREAVEIAKTEGLPVTGRGSSANSLVAHCLGITRPEPLSNRLLFERFLHEERIDPPDIDLDFSSTGRELVRNELVRRYERLGVAEAATVSTLSLRGAVRVAARALGHSPQEINALSKGVPSRFRDRERIYNSVSGWNEALREPSMRNHRLQDKEEHSLLLDLSWRLRGKLHQAGTHSGGLVFGTDSLHLSEIVPLEPSGIDGLLRVQADKDDLELLGLPKLDLLVLRIHDALHHAGELVSRRLADEGKIEDGQKINPLSPPPGDKETYALIRTGKNIGMFQVESPGQMHLSQRLKPRRFEDLVAQISLFRPGPVRGDFVTPYVLRRNGIEPYRAITEKLEEVLRPTYGVLIYQEQVLEVAQAVAGFSFKEGDLLRRAMTKDRGPGAIDSIREEFTGRAAERGVPEEEAGKVFGWIEGFSGYGFPKAHAASFAAITYASAYMRRHYPAEFFTGILNSQPMGFFSPRTVLNEARRVGVGVLPPDVHLSGRGFTVEEDGASVRVGLSYCKGLSLRAMDSILEEREKSPFVSVADLYRRTDVERDSLVNLIRGGYLDTLAIGSPSRARGKLLAEASRLPKKKRRSGQDEIPAHPASWWFSSKSSVKYLPSLTEDTEQDQWRVLGLNVACHPLTANRKALTSLGAVAASEVMSFPSETTKSRFRVAGLLETLQRPPTKSGAVVHFLLVEDESGVLQTTIFEDVYRRYGYVLHESGSYLLDGVVERDRRRGASYLVSRIQSLDAVLQGTAGTVPDVVAAGSGAFVRARRRGRWAG, from the coding sequence GTGTTCGCTCACCTGCATGTGAGAAGTGGATACTCTTGGGGATACGGCACGGCAACGCCAGGGGAGCTGGTCGCTTTGGCGGCAGAGATAGGGATGAAGTTTCTGGCCCTCACAGACCGGGACTCCCTCTTCGGAGTGCCAACCCTCCTTGCAGCCTGCTCTAAGTACGGGGTATCACCCATCGCAGGGGTTGAGATCACGATGGAGGGAGACGGAGGATGCCCCGGCGGACATCTTGTGCTGCTCGTAGAGAGCGAGGCGGGCTACCGCAACCTGTGCCGGCTCATCACGAGCTACCGATGCTCCTCTGAAAATAGACGAAGACCATGCTGTAGGCTGAAGACTTTGCTCGAACACGCAGAAGGCCTCATCTGCCTTGCCGGAGCCATCCCGTTCGGCTACATTCCTGCCCCACTTCTCTCTGGGAACCTGAAGACGGCGAGACACCGCGTAGACGCTCTAAGGGAAGCGTTCGGGGATGGTCAGCTGTACGCGGAGATCACGAGCGACCTTACCCTCGGCAGCCGCCGCAGAGTACGCGCCGTCCACCAGTTCGCGAGGGAGTGCAATCTACCGCCCGTTGCCACGAACGAGGTCGCCTACCTCACGCGAGAAGACCACCGCCTGCACGAAGTACTCGCAGCAGCGTTTAGCCTCTCCCCCCTTCCACCATCGGACTACCGCCCCACAGACCAGCTCTACCTGAAAGACTCCCGAAGGATGACGAAGCTCTTCGAGGGATACCCCGGTGCTCTACGCAACACCGAAGCCATCGCAGAACGGTGTGCGGGGGTCGTGAAACGTTCAAACGGCGTGCATATGCCGACGGCGAATCTGAAATACGGAGACACCGCAGAGAAGAAGCTCATCGGACTAGCGACCGCCGGAGCCAGAAGGAGATACTCAGAGGGCGAGATGTCGGAGGTGAAGAGAAGACTGAGACGGGAACTTTCGTGCATCTTCTCTTTAGGCTTCGCCCCCTACTTCCTCCTCGCCCGTGAAGCGGTAGAGATAGCGAAGACCGAAGGCTTGCCCGTTACCGGACGGGGGTCTTCCGCAAACTCTCTCGTCGCCCACTGCCTCGGCATCACCCGGCCCGAGCCTCTCTCAAACCGGCTGCTCTTCGAGCGGTTCCTCCACGAGGAACGTATAGACCCACCGGATATAGACCTCGACTTCTCCTCCACAGGACGCGAGCTCGTCAGGAACGAGCTGGTCCGCCGCTACGAGCGGCTCGGGGTAGCCGAGGCCGCAACCGTCAGCACGCTATCCTTACGGGGAGCAGTTCGGGTAGCCGCACGCGCCCTCGGCCACTCTCCCCAGGAGATAAACGCTCTTTCGAAGGGAGTCCCCTCAAGGTTTAGAGACAGGGAGCGCATCTACAACTCCGTCTCCGGCTGGAACGAGGCTCTCCGGGAACCGTCCATGAGGAACCATCGCCTGCAAGATAAAGAAGAGCACTCCCTGCTCCTCGACCTGTCGTGGAGACTCCGGGGCAAACTGCATCAGGCGGGTACTCATTCTGGAGGTCTGGTATTCGGTACGGACTCGCTGCACCTCTCTGAGATAGTCCCTCTCGAACCATCCGGTATAGACGGCCTCCTGCGGGTGCAGGCGGACAAGGACGACCTGGAACTACTCGGCCTCCCGAAGCTCGACCTGCTCGTGCTGCGGATACACGATGCTCTGCACCACGCAGGAGAACTGGTCTCCAGGCGTCTTGCGGATGAAGGGAAGATAGAAGACGGTCAGAAGATAAATCCGCTCTCACCTCCCCCGGGAGATAAGGAGACCTACGCCCTCATCCGCACGGGGAAGAACATAGGGATGTTCCAGGTCGAGAGCCCGGGGCAGATGCACCTTAGTCAGAGGCTCAAGCCCCGCCGATTCGAGGACCTCGTCGCCCAGATATCCCTCTTCCGCCCCGGCCCTGTAAGGGGAGACTTCGTGACCCCCTATGTTCTGAGACGGAACGGCATCGAACCCTACCGGGCGATCACGGAGAAACTGGAAGAAGTCCTGAGACCGACCTACGGTGTCCTCATCTACCAAGAGCAGGTGCTCGAAGTAGCGCAGGCCGTCGCAGGGTTCTCTTTCAAGGAGGGTGACCTGCTGAGAAGGGCGATGACGAAAGACCGGGGTCCGGGGGCTATAGACTCCATCCGGGAAGAGTTCACAGGACGAGCGGCGGAGCGCGGTGTACCGGAGGAAGAAGCAGGTAAGGTCTTCGGATGGATCGAAGGTTTTAGTGGCTACGGCTTCCCGAAGGCGCACGCCGCCTCGTTCGCCGCTATCACCTACGCCTCAGCGTACATGAGACGCCACTACCCGGCGGAGTTCTTCACAGGGATACTCAACTCTCAGCCCATGGGCTTCTTCTCTCCGAGAACCGTCCTCAACGAAGCAAGGAGGGTGGGGGTCGGGGTACTGCCGCCGGACGTACATCTCTCCGGCAGAGGCTTTACGGTGGAAGAAGATGGGGCGTCCGTCCGCGTCGGCCTCTCCTACTGTAAAGGACTCTCCCTGAGAGCTATGGACTCCATCCTCGAAGAGAGGGAGAAATCTCCCTTCGTCTCCGTAGCGGATCTCTACAGGAGAACGGATGTGGAGCGGGATTCTCTTGTGAACCTGATCCGGGGAGGCTACCTGGACACTCTGGCTATCGGGTCACCGTCCCGTGCTCGCGGGAAGCTCCTTGCAGAGGCATCACGATTACCGAAGAAGAAGCGTAGGTCGGGACAGGACGAGATCCCCGCTCACCCCGCAAGCTGGTGGTTCTCGTCCAAGAGCAGCGTGAAGTATCTTCCATCTCTTACTGAGGATACTGAGCAGGATCAATGGCGGGTACTAGGTCTGAACGTAGCCTGCCATCCCCTCACTGCAAACAGAAAAGCTCTGACCAGTCTCGGGGCCGTGGCGGCATCTGAGGTCATGTCTTTTCCCAGCGAAACCACCAAGAGTCGGTTCCGGGTAGCGGGGCTGCTCGAAACGCTACAGAGACCGCCTACGAAATCCGGGGCTGTCGTTCATTTCCTTCTTGTAGAGGACGAATCCGGGGTACTTCAGACGACGATATTCGAGGATGTGTACAGAAGGTACGGATACGTCCTGCACGAGTCCGGCTCGTACCTGCTCGATGGGGTCGTAGAGCGTGACCGCAGGCGTGGCGCGAGCTATCTGGTGAGCAGGATACAGAGCCTCGATGCGGTACTCCAGGGTACTGCAGGAACTGTGCCGGATGTGGTGGCGGCCGGCTCCGGAGCTTTTGTACGAGCGAGGCGGCGCGGCAGATGGGCTGGATAG
- a CDS encoding DUF2277 family protein, producing the protein MIILHPTAIFSTYGNAAKIFCLQPIAVDREIRAATLQYSGKTPVVFQRAFRVNGIVFCDAVEDAARVSWKLLGSFEAIATIKKRRSETSNAGARSSPCFGT; encoded by the coding sequence GTGATCATACTCCACCCGACAGCCATCTTCTCTACCTACGGTAACGCAGCCAAGATCTTCTGTTTGCAGCCTATTGCGGTTGACAGGGAGATACGCGCAGCCACGCTACAGTACTCAGGGAAGACACCGGTTGTATTTCAACGAGCTTTCAGAGTCAACGGGATTGTCTTCTGCGATGCGGTGGAGGATGCTGCGAGGGTTTCATGGAAGCTGCTCGGCTCGTTCGAGGCCATCGCGACTATAAAGAAGCGTCGGAGTGAAACTTCTAACGCTGGGGCGAGGTCCAGCCCCTGTTTCGGCACGTAA
- a CDS encoding DUF305 domain-containing protein, with product MILATAAVLVAAAVVLFVTQRMPDDSSAEAGFARDMAVHHAQAVEIASIVESRTENEEVRTLASDIVLTQQAQIGQMQGWLAVWELPQTGSEEQMAWMGHEMQAGELMPGMATRNEIISLSKLPPDDMDTEFLRLLVEHHSAAIPMANAVLDQTNRPEVETLARAIVSSQRTEISVMNNMLRRMGEDPVPTQNDMQDMDM from the coding sequence GTGATCCTCGCAACAGCGGCAGTCCTCGTGGCTGCCGCTGTTGTCTTGTTTGTAACCCAGAGGATGCCGGACGACTCCTCAGCGGAGGCTGGATTCGCCCGCGACATGGCCGTTCACCACGCTCAAGCTGTAGAAATAGCCTCTATTGTAGAGAGCAGAACGGAAAATGAGGAAGTTCGCACTTTGGCGAGCGACATCGTGCTGACCCAGCAGGCCCAGATCGGGCAGATGCAGGGATGGCTCGCGGTTTGGGAGCTGCCCCAGACTGGCAGCGAAGAGCAGATGGCGTGGATGGGACACGAAATGCAAGCCGGAGAACTTATGCCTGGCATGGCAACACGAAATGAGATCATCTCGCTCTCAAAATTGCCACCGGACGATATGGACACGGAGTTCCTGCGGCTCTTGGTTGAACACCACAGTGCTGCTATCCCGATGGCGAACGCCGTTCTAGACCAAACAAATCGTCCCGAAGTGGAGACTCTCGCCAGAGCAATAGTATCGTCTCAACGAACCGAGATTTCTGTGATGAACAATATGCTCCGTCGTATGGGTGAAGATCCCGTTCCGACACAGAACGACATGCAGGACATGGACATGTAG
- a CDS encoding DUF3105 domain-containing protein, whose amino-acid sequence MPERRFPVGLIVAAGLVIAVMIALAVVIYLDVNQQAASGEPAGTETIDVPGAQHTTANVDYDRTPPVGGEHDPAWQNCGSYTEPVRNENAVHSLEHGAVWISYAPGLPSEQIQTISDLAREQTYILASPVEDLASPIVASAWGKQLQLNDASDPELEQFVRAFSQGPQSPEPGAPCTGGVGTPS is encoded by the coding sequence ATGCCCGAACGTAGATTCCCGGTCGGTCTGATTGTTGCTGCCGGGCTTGTGATCGCGGTGATGATTGCGCTCGCCGTGGTGATCTACCTAGATGTCAACCAGCAGGCCGCAAGCGGCGAACCAGCCGGAACCGAGACGATAGACGTGCCCGGCGCGCAGCACACCACTGCAAACGTTGACTACGACCGCACCCCGCCTGTCGGGGGCGAACATGACCCGGCGTGGCAGAACTGTGGCTCCTACACAGAGCCCGTCAGGAATGAGAACGCCGTCCACTCACTCGAACACGGTGCGGTCTGGATCTCCTACGCGCCCGGACTTCCGAGTGAACAGATACAGACCATCAGCGATCTCGCCCGCGAACAGACTTATATCCTCGCGAGTCCTGTCGAAGACCTTGCCTCTCCGATAGTCGCTTCCGCCTGGGGCAAACAACTCCAGCTAAACGATGCGAGCGACCCGGAGCTTGAACAATTCGTCCGCGCCTTCAGTCAGGGACCGCAGTCGCCCGAACCCGGCGCACCCTGCACAGGCGGTGTAGGCACGCCTTCCTGA
- a CDS encoding arsenic resistance protein, with protein MLNSPNLKERLERYQVWIYAAALFVGTAVGLVAPGADSFFERAIYPVLGVLLYVTFLQVPFTELKGSITSGRFLAAVLALNFVFVPILVFGLTRFVASEPAVLIGVLLVLLTPCIDYVIVFSELGGGDAKKVTAATPLLMISQIATLPVYLWLFLGSEALSIFSAGPFLEAFFILVVLPLGFAIGTQYLAGSNSKAGTLTNRWTSFAGYLPVPFLAFTLLAMVASQIPRLEGVLD; from the coding sequence ATGCTCAATTCGCCGAATCTCAAGGAGAGGCTTGAGCGTTACCAGGTCTGGATCTACGCTGCGGCATTGTTTGTCGGTACGGCGGTGGGACTGGTCGCTCCCGGCGCGGATTCGTTCTTCGAGAGAGCGATTTATCCTGTTCTCGGCGTCCTGCTTTATGTGACTTTCCTGCAAGTTCCGTTCACGGAGCTAAAGGGTTCCATCACGAGCGGAAGGTTCCTCGCAGCGGTGCTCGCTCTGAACTTTGTCTTCGTTCCGATTCTGGTCTTCGGGCTTACGAGGTTCGTCGCGTCTGAGCCTGCGGTGTTGATCGGGGTTCTGCTGGTGTTGCTTACGCCCTGCATAGATTACGTCATCGTCTTCTCAGAGCTTGGCGGCGGCGACGCGAAGAAGGTAACCGCCGCTACACCGCTCTTGATGATCTCCCAGATAGCCACACTCCCGGTCTACCTCTGGCTTTTCCTGGGGTCGGAGGCTCTGTCCATCTTCAGCGCCGGACCGTTTCTGGAGGCGTTCTTTATCCTCGTGGTTCTGCCGCTCGGGTTTGCCATCGGGACGCAGTACCTCGCCGGAAGCAACTCCAAGGCGGGTACCTTGACGAACCGCTGGACCTCGTTCGCGGGGTATCTACCGGTTCCTTTTCTCGCTTTCACGCTCCTCGCGATGGTTGCCTCGCAGATCCCGAGGCTCGAAGGCGTGCTTGATTAG
- a CDS encoding Nramp family divalent metal transporter produces MDDRTLESVLPGESATARAAHASLKGERRGFGRLLPFLGPAFIAAVAYVDPGNFATNVSGGAQFGYLLLWVVLGANLMAMLVQSMSAKLGIATGKNLPEVCRERFSKPTSFLLWVQAEIIAMATDLAEFIGAALALNLLFGIPLFPAGLITAVAAFGILELQRRGFRPLESAISGMVGVIVVAFAIQVFYAEPEADRVLAGLFTPQFAGTESVLLATGILGATVMPHVIYLHSALTQRRVVGRTEEEKRKIFRFELVDVVIAMGIAGAINISMLSIAAAVFNSRGLTNVTDIDVAFEQFARLEGSWFAILFGIALLASGFSSSSIGTMAGQVVMQGFINRRIPLFFRRAITMAPALVVLAIGLNPSRALILSQVVLSFGIPFALIPLLIFCRNRNIMGSLVNHRLTTVVATVVVALIVSLNVFLLYQTFFG; encoded by the coding sequence ATGGATGACAGAACTCTGGAGAGCGTATTACCGGGGGAGAGTGCGACTGCGCGGGCGGCGCACGCTTCGCTGAAGGGTGAGAGGCGCGGGTTCGGGCGGTTGCTGCCGTTTCTGGGGCCGGCTTTCATCGCTGCAGTAGCGTACGTTGACCCGGGAAACTTCGCGACAAATGTCTCTGGCGGGGCGCAGTTTGGTTATCTGCTTCTGTGGGTGGTTCTCGGCGCAAACCTGATGGCGATGCTGGTGCAGAGCATGTCGGCGAAGCTCGGGATAGCTACCGGGAAGAACCTGCCCGAAGTGTGTCGGGAGCGGTTCTCTAAGCCGACTTCGTTCCTGCTGTGGGTTCAAGCGGAGATCATCGCTATGGCCACCGACCTCGCGGAGTTCATCGGGGCGGCCCTGGCGTTAAACTTGCTCTTTGGGATACCACTCTTCCCGGCAGGACTCATAACGGCTGTCGCGGCGTTCGGGATACTCGAGTTGCAGCGGCGCGGGTTCAGACCGCTCGAATCCGCCATCAGCGGGATGGTCGGGGTGATTGTGGTCGCATTCGCCATCCAGGTATTCTATGCGGAGCCGGAGGCCGACCGGGTTCTCGCCGGGCTTTTCACGCCGCAGTTCGCCGGGACGGAGAGCGTCCTGCTCGCGACGGGGATTCTCGGCGCGACGGTGATGCCGCACGTCATCTACCTGCACTCCGCGCTTACGCAAAGGCGCGTCGTCGGGCGTACGGAAGAAGAGAAGCGAAAGATATTTCGCTTCGAGCTTGTGGACGTGGTGATCGCAATGGGCATAGCCGGGGCTATAAATATAAGCATGCTCAGCATCGCCGCTGCCGTCTTCAACTCGCGCGGCCTGACGAACGTTACGGACATAGACGTGGCCTTCGAGCAGTTTGCGCGGCTGGAAGGTAGCTGGTTCGCCATACTCTTCGGCATCGCGCTTCTTGCGAGCGGGTTTTCTAGTTCCTCGATAGGGACGATGGCTGGGCAGGTCGTGATGCAGGGATTCATAAACCGCCGGATACCGCTGTTTTTCAGGCGGGCGATCACGATGGCCCCTGCGCTCGTCGTCCTCGCCATCGGTCTGAACCCGAGTCGGGCGCTGATACTGAGTCAGGTCGTGCTGTCATTCGGCATTCCGTTCGCTCTGATACCGCTTCTGATCTTCTGCCGCAACCGAAACATCATGGGGTCGCTCGTCAACCATCGCCTTACTACAGTCGTTGCGACGGTCGTGGTCGCCCTCATAGTCTCCCTGAACGTGTTTCTACTCTACCAGACGTTCTTTGGCTAG
- a CDS encoding cation diffusion facilitator family transporter, translated as MSHVSGQHSHEGHSHGAGEHSHGAGANKKALAIVLSFTLLYMVAEIIGGLITGSLALLADAAHMASDNVALGLALFAFWLSSKPATPNRSFGYKRGEILAALFNGATIVAVSIWIFVEAFGRFGDPPKILGGWMMIVAIIGLLVNVTGAVILSRSAGENLNMQGALRHVLADLLGSVGVIVAAVIIILTGWVYADPIISILIGVLVLFSSWKLLRDSVIILLEGSPPGLDAAEVGHAMADHEGVAEVHDLHVWTVTSGFPALAAHVLVGEEENCHARRRELEALLQKNYDIAHTTLQVDHIGDHPSERRNLTFLNRNAIR; from the coding sequence ATGTCTCATGTAAGCGGTCAGCATTCCCACGAGGGACATTCTCACGGGGCGGGTGAGCACTCGCACGGTGCCGGGGCGAACAAAAAGGCGTTGGCGATCGTACTTTCCTTCACGCTCCTGTACATGGTCGCGGAGATCATCGGAGGGCTTATTACCGGGTCTCTGGCACTACTGGCTGACGCGGCGCACATGGCCTCAGACAACGTAGCTCTGGGGCTAGCACTCTTCGCCTTCTGGCTATCATCGAAGCCCGCGACGCCGAACCGTTCCTTCGGGTACAAGCGGGGTGAGATCCTGGCCGCTCTGTTCAACGGAGCGACCATCGTAGCGGTTTCTATCTGGATCTTCGTGGAAGCGTTCGGGAGATTTGGAGACCCGCCGAAGATCCTCGGCGGCTGGATGATGATCGTTGCGATCATCGGCCTCTTGGTGAACGTTACCGGAGCTGTGATCCTCTCTCGCTCGGCGGGAGAGAACCTGAACATGCAGGGCGCTCTCCGCCACGTCCTCGCCGATCTCCTCGGCTCCGTCGGGGTTATCGTAGCTGCGGTCATCATCATCCTGACCGGCTGGGTATACGCAGACCCCATCATCAGCATACTCATCGGTGTTCTTGTTCTTTTCAGTTCCTGGAAACTTCTTAGAGACTCCGTGATCATCCTCTTAGAAGGTTCTCCCCCCGGCCTCGATGCCGCAGAGGTCGGCCACGCTATGGCCGACCATGAAGGAGTTGCGGAAGTCCACGACCTGCATGTTTGGACCGTTACGTCTGGATTCCCGGCCCTCGCGGCTCACGTCCTCGTCGGCGAAGAGGAAAACTGCCACGCCCGCCGTCGGGAACTAGAGGCCCTTCTCCAGAAGAACTACGACATCGCGCATACCACGCTTCAGGTAGATCACATCGGAGATCACCCCTCCGAAAGACGTAACCTCACGTTCCTGAATCGCAACGCCATAAGGTAA
- a CDS encoding ArsR/SmtB family transcription factor: METREANVRQTEATACQETHPHPQRVQHAVDSMPPPSEVVVATELLKAVGDSTRMRLLLALSTGELCVCDLQAVLDMSQSAVSHQLKVLRKARLVKYRRQGKMAYYSLYDEHVEELLIFTLAHVRHD, translated from the coding sequence ATGGAAACACGCGAAGCTAACGTTAGACAGACGGAAGCAACCGCCTGTCAGGAAACCCACCCGCATCCCCAGCGAGTACAGCATGCTGTGGACTCCATGCCTCCGCCGAGTGAAGTTGTTGTAGCGACGGAACTGCTCAAAGCTGTAGGAGACTCCACCAGAATGCGTCTGCTTCTGGCCCTCTCCACCGGCGAACTCTGTGTCTGCGATCTGCAAGCAGTCCTCGATATGAGCCAGTCGGCTGTATCGCATCAGCTCAAAGTTCTCCGCAAGGCTCGGCTCGTCAAGTACCGTCGCCAGGGGAAGATGGCGTACTATTCACTCTACGACGAACACGTGGAAGAACTCCTCATCTTTACACTCGCCCACGTCCGCCACGACTGA
- a CDS encoding CPBP family intramembrane glutamic endopeptidase, with protein METSSGTMRTLLLVLVQNALLLVATVVVFWAGVFVLNRLGFGRGYGLSPLGFARPEGGFPAGIGLGVLVGVGAILVSFPVNLLSVWVLELAGRPVDSTSQEPLMRGIESWISESPLTAIVASFLIVGLVGPAVEELVFRGVLFNGLYRLGRAVGGRVLSDETSRKAAGRVMLMLSVVVTSAFFASLHLDPAIFLAIFILAVSLCVLYVRTGSLIPSIVAHATFNSLTVAILALSGLGVFPTSV; from the coding sequence ATGGAAACCTCATCTGGTACGATGCGGACGTTGCTTCTGGTTCTTGTACAGAACGCGCTGTTACTGGTTGCTACGGTTGTGGTTTTCTGGGCCGGAGTGTTCGTGTTGAACCGTTTAGGTTTCGGTCGCGGGTACGGGCTGTCACCGCTCGGTTTCGCACGGCCTGAAGGTGGTTTCCCAGCAGGCATAGGTCTAGGAGTTCTGGTCGGAGTCGGGGCGATTTTAGTCAGTTTTCCTGTGAATCTGCTGAGCGTTTGGGTACTGGAGCTTGCGGGGCGTCCCGTTGACTCCACCAGTCAGGAGCCGCTCATGAGGGGGATAGAGTCTTGGATCTCCGAAAGCCCGCTCACAGCTATCGTGGCGTCTTTCCTGATCGTCGGCCTCGTCGGCCCGGCTGTTGAGGAGCTTGTTTTCAGAGGAGTTCTGTTCAACGGACTCTACCGTCTGGGTAGGGCCGTTGGCGGCAGGGTACTTAGCGATGAAACCAGCCGGAAAGCAGCAGGACGGGTCATGCTGATGCTTTCTGTCGTGGTAACCTCCGCGTTCTTCGCCTCGCTGCACCTGGATCCGGCCATCTTTCTAGCTATCTTCATCCTCGCTGTCAGCCTGTGTGTACTCTACGTGAGAACCGGGAGTCTGATCCCGTCCATCGTAGCGCACGCGACTTTCAACTCTCTTACGGTTGCGATCCTCGCGTTGTCGGGGCTTGGTGTCTTTCCCACGTCGGTTTAG
- the uppP gene encoding undecaprenyl-diphosphatase UppP yields the protein MFEVVAALLLGVVQGLTEFLPVSSSGHLLLSQYFFGVKGETFGLSFDVALHVGTLLAVVWFFRHDLLRMASALVRSFRTRDFTNPDGRLACLILVSTVPAALIGYLFEDFFASSVRSPWIVVATLTLVGILFLVGESLGRKSRLASRLKFREAAGIGVAQAAALIPGVSRSGATITLGLFLGLKRDEAARFSFLMSVPIILGAGILQLSELASVGMDGRGALLFVVGLTSSGIVGYLAIRFFIGYLSRHSLKVFAYYRFTLAAVVAMLLTLGVGG from the coding sequence GTGTTTGAGGTAGTGGCTGCGTTGCTTCTCGGAGTGGTTCAAGGTCTGACGGAGTTCCTGCCTGTCTCCAGTTCCGGCCATCTGCTACTGAGCCAGTACTTCTTCGGAGTGAAAGGGGAGACTTTTGGCCTTTCATTCGACGTAGCGCTACATGTCGGAACTCTGCTCGCCGTTGTCTGGTTTTTCCGGCATGATCTCCTACGCATGGCTAGCGCGCTTGTGAGGTCCTTTAGAACTCGCGATTTCACGAACCCGGACGGAAGGCTGGCATGTCTGATCCTGGTCTCGACCGTCCCAGCCGCCCTGATCGGATACCTCTTTGAAGATTTCTTCGCAAGCTCTGTTAGATCTCCCTGGATCGTCGTAGCGACTTTGACGCTCGTCGGCATTCTTTTCCTAGTAGGGGAGTCGCTAGGGCGGAAGAGCCGTCTGGCTTCGCGGCTAAAGTTTCGCGAGGCTGCGGGTATCGGTGTGGCTCAGGCAGCGGCTCTGATCCCCGGTGTATCGCGTTCCGGGGCTACCATCACACTTGGCCTCTTTCTGGGTCTGAAGAGGGATGAGGCAGCACGGTTTTCCTTTTTGATGAGCGTTCCCATCATACTCGGTGCGGGTATTCTACAGTTGTCAGAGCTGGCCTCCGTCGGCATGGATGGTCGGGGTGCGCTGCTGTTCGTTGTAGGTCTGACCTCTTCGGGAATCGTAGGCTACCTGGCGATAAGGTTTTTCATCGGTTATCTGTCTCGACACTCGCTCAAAGTCTTTGCGTACTACCGTTTCACACTAGCCGCGGTCGTCGCCATGCTGTTGACACTCGGCGTTGGCGGATGA